A window of Nicotiana tabacum cultivar K326 chromosome 24, ASM71507v2, whole genome shotgun sequence contains these coding sequences:
- the LOC107807110 gene encoding uncharacterized protein LOC107807110 isoform X3, producing the protein MSAAVLPKHVAAVLKCQKNPLRALEIFNSVKKEDGFNHNLSTYKCMVEKLGCYGEFKEMEGVIEEARQKIDNMLLEGVYITAIRSYGKKGKVQEAVDVFEKMDFFNCQPSVHSYNTIMNVLVEHGFFKQAHKVYMRMLEKGISPDVYTFTIRIKSFCRTNRPHVALRLLNNMPDQGCEFNAVAYCTVIGGFYEVNCRVEACELFDEMLRLGITPDVTTFNKLICTLCKKGDVQESERLLNKIMKRGVFPNLFTCNVLIQGLSERGQLNEAARMLGTLNKEGLNADVVTYNTLICGLCKHSKVAEAESYLHKMVNGGFEPDAFTYNTIIGAYCKLGMIQKADRILNYAVFKGFVPDEFTLCSLIYGLCQDGDFNRAKSLFNEATGKGMQCNVILYNTLIKGMCRQGLILEALKLMTEMPEKGCRPDTWTYNLIINGLCKMGCVSDASNILNVAVAKGTLPDIFTFNTLIDGYCKQSKLADAIEILNTMWDHDVVPDVITYNTMLDGLCKLKTSDDVMETFKVMVEKGCVPNIITYNILIESLCKSRKFMKALDLLEDIQSKGLIPDTVTFGTLINGFCENEDLEGAYELFRRMKTQYNCTHTTATYNILISAFAKKLKMDIAEKLFLEMSECGCSPDNYTYRCMIDGFCKVDNSELGYKFLLDNMAKEFLPSKETAGRVINCLCVKNRLLEAVGIIHLMVQKGVVPDVVHTIFEADKKDVAAPKIVVEDLLKKNHITYYAYELLYDGIRDKKVLKKLSVQVNELLGLRLLAMTRELAHSSEV; encoded by the exons ATGAGTGCTGCTGTGCTTCCTAAACATGTGGCTGCTGTATTAAAATGTCAAAAGAACCCATTAAGGGCACTAGAAATATTCAATTCTGTGAAAAAGGAAGATGGGTTTAACCATAATTTGTCTACCTATAAATGTATGGTCGAAAAGCTTGGTTGTTATGGGGAGTTCAAGGAAATGGAAGGCGTCATTGAAGAAGCGAGGCAGAAAATTGATAATATGTTGTTAGAAGGGGTGTACATTACTGCTATTAGAAGTTATGGGAAGAAAGGGAAAGTTCAAGAGGCGGTTGACGTGTTTGAGAAGATGGATTTTTTCAATTGTCAGCCGTCTGTTCATTCGTATAACACGATCATGAATGTATTGGTTGAACATGGGTTTTTTAAACAAGCTCATAAGGTTTATATGAGAATGCTGGAAAAGGGGATTTCTCCTGATGTATATACCTTTACTATTAGGATAAAGTCGTTTTGTAGAACGAACCGGCCTCATGTTGCTTTGAGGCTTTTGAATAACATGCCTGATCAAGGATGCGAATTTAATGCAGTTGCGTACTGTACAGTAATTGGTGGATTTTATGAAGTGAATTGTCGAGTTGAGGCTTGTGAATTGTTCGATGAAATGCTTAGGCTCGGAATAACTCCTGATGTTACTACGTTTAATAAGCTTATCTGTACACTTTGTAAGAAGGGGGACGTCCAAGAAAGTGAAAGGCTTCTTAATAAGATTATGAAAAGAGGAGTGTTTCCAAATCTTTTTACATGTAATGTCTTGATACAAGGTCTTTCTGAGAGAGGCCAACTAAATGAAGCTGCTAGGATGTTAGGGACTTTGAACAAAGAAGGTTTAAATGCTGATGTAGTCACTTATAACACTCTTATATGTGGTTTATGCAAGCACTCCAAGGTTGCTGAAGCTGAGTCTTATTTGCATAAAATGGTGAACGGCGGGTTTGAGCCCGATGCATTCACCTATAACACGATCATTGGCGCATATTGCAAATTGGGTATGATACAGAAAGCGGACAGAATTCTTAATTATGCAGTTTTTAAAGGTTTTGTTCCTGATGAGTTTACTTTGTGCTCCCTTATTTATGGATTATGCCAGGATGGTGACTTTAACAGAGCCAAGAGTTTATTTAATGAAGCCACAGGTAAAGGTATGCAGTGTAATGTAATCCTCTATAATACCTTAATTAAGGGAATGTGTCGGCAGGGACTTATCTTAGAAGCATTGAAGTTGATGACTGAAATGCCTGAGAAAGGTTGCAGGCCTGATACATGGACTTATAATCTGATCATAAATGGTTTGTGCAAGATGGGCTGTGTATCTGATGCTAGTAATATCCTGAATGTTGCCGTGGCCAAAGGGACCCTTCCTGATATTTTCACCTTCAACACCTTGATTGATGGTTATTGCAAACAGTCGAAATTGGCTGATGCAATCGAGATTCTAAATACCATGTGGGATCATGACGTTGTTCCAGATGTGATAACGTATAACACAATGTTGGATGGACTTTGCAAGCTTAAAACTTCTGATGATGTGATGGAAACCTTCAAAGTCATGGTGGAAAAGGGGTGTGTCCCAAACATAATCACATATAATATTCTCATTGAGAGCCTTTGTAAATCAAGAAAGTTTATGAAAGCTTTAGACTTACTTGAGGATATTCAAAGCAAGGGTCTAATTCCTGATACAGTGACTTTTGGCACTTTGATAAATGGGTTTTGTGAGAATGAGGATTTGGAAGGAGCCTATGAGCTATTCAGAAGAATGAAAACACAATATAATTGCACTCATACTACTGCAACGTACAATATTTTGATTAGTGCATTTGCTAAAAAGCTGAAAATGGACATAGCAGAGAAGCTATTTCTTGAGATGAGTGAATGTGGCTGTTCTCCTGACAATTACACCTACCGTTGTATGATAGATGGTTTCTGCAAGGTAGACAACAGCGAATTGGGGTACAAGTTTTTGCTTGACAACATGGCGAAAGAGTTTCTTCCATCAAAAGAAACAGCGGGACGAGTGATCAATTGCCTATGCGTGAAGAACAGGTTGCTCGAAGCAGTTGGTATCATTCATCTCATGGTGCAGAAGGGTGTTGTACCTGATGTGGTCCACACAATTTTTGAAGCAGATAAAAAGGATGTGGCAGCTCCCAAGATCGTTGTGGAAGACTTGCTGAAGAAGAATCACATAACCTATTATGCCTATGAGCTTTTATACGACGGGATAAGAGACAAAAAGGTTTTGAAGAAATTATCCGTGCAG GTAAATGAACTTCTTGGATTGAGACTACTTGCAATGACAAGAGAGCTTGCCCACAGCTCAGAAGTCTAG
- the LOC107807110 gene encoding uncharacterized protein LOC107807110 isoform X2, translating to MSAAVLPKHVAAVLKCQKNPLRALEIFNSVKKEDGFNHNLSTYKCMVEKLGCYGEFKEMEGVIEEARQKIDNMLLEGVYITAIRSYGKKGKVQEAVDVFEKMDFFNCQPSVHSYNTIMNVLVEHGFFKQAHKVYMRMLEKGISPDVYTFTIRIKSFCRTNRPHVALRLLNNMPDQGCEFNAVAYCTVIGGFYEVNCRVEACELFDEMLRLGITPDVTTFNKLICTLCKKGDVQESERLLNKIMKRGVFPNLFTCNVLIQGLSERGQLNEAARMLGTLNKEGLNADVVTYNTLICGLCKHSKVAEAESYLHKMVNGGFEPDAFTYNTIIGAYCKLGMIQKADRILNYAVFKGFVPDEFTLCSLIYGLCQDGDFNRAKSLFNEATGKGMQCNVILYNTLIKGMCRQGLILEALKLMTEMPEKGCRPDTWTYNLIINGLCKMGCVSDASNILNVAVAKGTLPDIFTFNTLIDGYCKQSKLADAIEILNTMWDHDVVPDVITYNTMLDGLCKLKTSDDVMETFKVMVEKGCVPNIITYNILIESLCKSRKFMKALDLLEDIQSKGLIPDTVTFGTLINGFCENEDLEGAYELFRRMKTQYNCTHTTATYNILISAFAKKLKMDIAEKLFLEMSECGCSPDNYTYRCMIDGFCKVDNSELGYKFLLDNMAKEFLPSKETAGRVINCLCVKNRLLEAVGIIHLMVQKGVVPDVVHTIFEADKKDVAAPKIVVEDLLKKNHITYYAYELLYDGIRDKKVLKKLSVQRKHSTTSHLRIDGNQTKVIWSHDL from the exons ATGAGTGCTGCTGTGCTTCCTAAACATGTGGCTGCTGTATTAAAATGTCAAAAGAACCCATTAAGGGCACTAGAAATATTCAATTCTGTGAAAAAGGAAGATGGGTTTAACCATAATTTGTCTACCTATAAATGTATGGTCGAAAAGCTTGGTTGTTATGGGGAGTTCAAGGAAATGGAAGGCGTCATTGAAGAAGCGAGGCAGAAAATTGATAATATGTTGTTAGAAGGGGTGTACATTACTGCTATTAGAAGTTATGGGAAGAAAGGGAAAGTTCAAGAGGCGGTTGACGTGTTTGAGAAGATGGATTTTTTCAATTGTCAGCCGTCTGTTCATTCGTATAACACGATCATGAATGTATTGGTTGAACATGGGTTTTTTAAACAAGCTCATAAGGTTTATATGAGAATGCTGGAAAAGGGGATTTCTCCTGATGTATATACCTTTACTATTAGGATAAAGTCGTTTTGTAGAACGAACCGGCCTCATGTTGCTTTGAGGCTTTTGAATAACATGCCTGATCAAGGATGCGAATTTAATGCAGTTGCGTACTGTACAGTAATTGGTGGATTTTATGAAGTGAATTGTCGAGTTGAGGCTTGTGAATTGTTCGATGAAATGCTTAGGCTCGGAATAACTCCTGATGTTACTACGTTTAATAAGCTTATCTGTACACTTTGTAAGAAGGGGGACGTCCAAGAAAGTGAAAGGCTTCTTAATAAGATTATGAAAAGAGGAGTGTTTCCAAATCTTTTTACATGTAATGTCTTGATACAAGGTCTTTCTGAGAGAGGCCAACTAAATGAAGCTGCTAGGATGTTAGGGACTTTGAACAAAGAAGGTTTAAATGCTGATGTAGTCACTTATAACACTCTTATATGTGGTTTATGCAAGCACTCCAAGGTTGCTGAAGCTGAGTCTTATTTGCATAAAATGGTGAACGGCGGGTTTGAGCCCGATGCATTCACCTATAACACGATCATTGGCGCATATTGCAAATTGGGTATGATACAGAAAGCGGACAGAATTCTTAATTATGCAGTTTTTAAAGGTTTTGTTCCTGATGAGTTTACTTTGTGCTCCCTTATTTATGGATTATGCCAGGATGGTGACTTTAACAGAGCCAAGAGTTTATTTAATGAAGCCACAGGTAAAGGTATGCAGTGTAATGTAATCCTCTATAATACCTTAATTAAGGGAATGTGTCGGCAGGGACTTATCTTAGAAGCATTGAAGTTGATGACTGAAATGCCTGAGAAAGGTTGCAGGCCTGATACATGGACTTATAATCTGATCATAAATGGTTTGTGCAAGATGGGCTGTGTATCTGATGCTAGTAATATCCTGAATGTTGCCGTGGCCAAAGGGACCCTTCCTGATATTTTCACCTTCAACACCTTGATTGATGGTTATTGCAAACAGTCGAAATTGGCTGATGCAATCGAGATTCTAAATACCATGTGGGATCATGACGTTGTTCCAGATGTGATAACGTATAACACAATGTTGGATGGACTTTGCAAGCTTAAAACTTCTGATGATGTGATGGAAACCTTCAAAGTCATGGTGGAAAAGGGGTGTGTCCCAAACATAATCACATATAATATTCTCATTGAGAGCCTTTGTAAATCAAGAAAGTTTATGAAAGCTTTAGACTTACTTGAGGATATTCAAAGCAAGGGTCTAATTCCTGATACAGTGACTTTTGGCACTTTGATAAATGGGTTTTGTGAGAATGAGGATTTGGAAGGAGCCTATGAGCTATTCAGAAGAATGAAAACACAATATAATTGCACTCATACTACTGCAACGTACAATATTTTGATTAGTGCATTTGCTAAAAAGCTGAAAATGGACATAGCAGAGAAGCTATTTCTTGAGATGAGTGAATGTGGCTGTTCTCCTGACAATTACACCTACCGTTGTATGATAGATGGTTTCTGCAAGGTAGACAACAGCGAATTGGGGTACAAGTTTTTGCTTGACAACATGGCGAAAGAGTTTCTTCCATCAAAAGAAACAGCGGGACGAGTGATCAATTGCCTATGCGTGAAGAACAGGTTGCTCGAAGCAGTTGGTATCATTCATCTCATGGTGCAGAAGGGTGTTGTACCTGATGTGGTCCACACAATTTTTGAAGCAGATAAAAAGGATGTGGCAGCTCCCAAGATCGTTGTGGAAGACTTGCTGAAGAAGAATCACATAACCTATTATGCCTATGAGCTTTTATACGACGGGATAAGAGACAAAAAGGTTTTGAAGAAATTATCCGTGCAG AGAAAACATTCTACCACTAGTCACTTGAGGATTGATGGCAATCAAACTAAGGTAATATGGAGCCACGATTTGTGA
- the LOC107807110 gene encoding uncharacterized protein LOC107807110 isoform X1, with amino-acid sequence MSAAVLPKHVAAVLKCQKNPLRALEIFNSVKKEDGFNHNLSTYKCMVEKLGCYGEFKEMEGVIEEARQKIDNMLLEGVYITAIRSYGKKGKVQEAVDVFEKMDFFNCQPSVHSYNTIMNVLVEHGFFKQAHKVYMRMLEKGISPDVYTFTIRIKSFCRTNRPHVALRLLNNMPDQGCEFNAVAYCTVIGGFYEVNCRVEACELFDEMLRLGITPDVTTFNKLICTLCKKGDVQESERLLNKIMKRGVFPNLFTCNVLIQGLSERGQLNEAARMLGTLNKEGLNADVVTYNTLICGLCKHSKVAEAESYLHKMVNGGFEPDAFTYNTIIGAYCKLGMIQKADRILNYAVFKGFVPDEFTLCSLIYGLCQDGDFNRAKSLFNEATGKGMQCNVILYNTLIKGMCRQGLILEALKLMTEMPEKGCRPDTWTYNLIINGLCKMGCVSDASNILNVAVAKGTLPDIFTFNTLIDGYCKQSKLADAIEILNTMWDHDVVPDVITYNTMLDGLCKLKTSDDVMETFKVMVEKGCVPNIITYNILIESLCKSRKFMKALDLLEDIQSKGLIPDTVTFGTLINGFCENEDLEGAYELFRRMKTQYNCTHTTATYNILISAFAKKLKMDIAEKLFLEMSECGCSPDNYTYRCMIDGFCKVDNSELGYKFLLDNMAKEFLPSKETAGRVINCLCVKNRLLEAVGIIHLMVQKGVVPDVVHTIFEADKKDVAAPKIVVEDLLKKNHITYYAYELLYDGIRDKKVLKKLSVQVRPIQVITFLIYRSTHNNDTLKRLLPGYKNSNICIYNL; translated from the coding sequence ATGAGTGCTGCTGTGCTTCCTAAACATGTGGCTGCTGTATTAAAATGTCAAAAGAACCCATTAAGGGCACTAGAAATATTCAATTCTGTGAAAAAGGAAGATGGGTTTAACCATAATTTGTCTACCTATAAATGTATGGTCGAAAAGCTTGGTTGTTATGGGGAGTTCAAGGAAATGGAAGGCGTCATTGAAGAAGCGAGGCAGAAAATTGATAATATGTTGTTAGAAGGGGTGTACATTACTGCTATTAGAAGTTATGGGAAGAAAGGGAAAGTTCAAGAGGCGGTTGACGTGTTTGAGAAGATGGATTTTTTCAATTGTCAGCCGTCTGTTCATTCGTATAACACGATCATGAATGTATTGGTTGAACATGGGTTTTTTAAACAAGCTCATAAGGTTTATATGAGAATGCTGGAAAAGGGGATTTCTCCTGATGTATATACCTTTACTATTAGGATAAAGTCGTTTTGTAGAACGAACCGGCCTCATGTTGCTTTGAGGCTTTTGAATAACATGCCTGATCAAGGATGCGAATTTAATGCAGTTGCGTACTGTACAGTAATTGGTGGATTTTATGAAGTGAATTGTCGAGTTGAGGCTTGTGAATTGTTCGATGAAATGCTTAGGCTCGGAATAACTCCTGATGTTACTACGTTTAATAAGCTTATCTGTACACTTTGTAAGAAGGGGGACGTCCAAGAAAGTGAAAGGCTTCTTAATAAGATTATGAAAAGAGGAGTGTTTCCAAATCTTTTTACATGTAATGTCTTGATACAAGGTCTTTCTGAGAGAGGCCAACTAAATGAAGCTGCTAGGATGTTAGGGACTTTGAACAAAGAAGGTTTAAATGCTGATGTAGTCACTTATAACACTCTTATATGTGGTTTATGCAAGCACTCCAAGGTTGCTGAAGCTGAGTCTTATTTGCATAAAATGGTGAACGGCGGGTTTGAGCCCGATGCATTCACCTATAACACGATCATTGGCGCATATTGCAAATTGGGTATGATACAGAAAGCGGACAGAATTCTTAATTATGCAGTTTTTAAAGGTTTTGTTCCTGATGAGTTTACTTTGTGCTCCCTTATTTATGGATTATGCCAGGATGGTGACTTTAACAGAGCCAAGAGTTTATTTAATGAAGCCACAGGTAAAGGTATGCAGTGTAATGTAATCCTCTATAATACCTTAATTAAGGGAATGTGTCGGCAGGGACTTATCTTAGAAGCATTGAAGTTGATGACTGAAATGCCTGAGAAAGGTTGCAGGCCTGATACATGGACTTATAATCTGATCATAAATGGTTTGTGCAAGATGGGCTGTGTATCTGATGCTAGTAATATCCTGAATGTTGCCGTGGCCAAAGGGACCCTTCCTGATATTTTCACCTTCAACACCTTGATTGATGGTTATTGCAAACAGTCGAAATTGGCTGATGCAATCGAGATTCTAAATACCATGTGGGATCATGACGTTGTTCCAGATGTGATAACGTATAACACAATGTTGGATGGACTTTGCAAGCTTAAAACTTCTGATGATGTGATGGAAACCTTCAAAGTCATGGTGGAAAAGGGGTGTGTCCCAAACATAATCACATATAATATTCTCATTGAGAGCCTTTGTAAATCAAGAAAGTTTATGAAAGCTTTAGACTTACTTGAGGATATTCAAAGCAAGGGTCTAATTCCTGATACAGTGACTTTTGGCACTTTGATAAATGGGTTTTGTGAGAATGAGGATTTGGAAGGAGCCTATGAGCTATTCAGAAGAATGAAAACACAATATAATTGCACTCATACTACTGCAACGTACAATATTTTGATTAGTGCATTTGCTAAAAAGCTGAAAATGGACATAGCAGAGAAGCTATTTCTTGAGATGAGTGAATGTGGCTGTTCTCCTGACAATTACACCTACCGTTGTATGATAGATGGTTTCTGCAAGGTAGACAACAGCGAATTGGGGTACAAGTTTTTGCTTGACAACATGGCGAAAGAGTTTCTTCCATCAAAAGAAACAGCGGGACGAGTGATCAATTGCCTATGCGTGAAGAACAGGTTGCTCGAAGCAGTTGGTATCATTCATCTCATGGTGCAGAAGGGTGTTGTACCTGATGTGGTCCACACAATTTTTGAAGCAGATAAAAAGGATGTGGCAGCTCCCAAGATCGTTGTGGAAGACTTGCTGAAGAAGAATCACATAACCTATTATGCCTATGAGCTTTTATACGACGGGATAAGAGACAAAAAGGTTTTGAAGAAATTATCCGTGCAGGTTCGTCCTATTCAAGTAATTACTtttctcatttacaggagtacaCATAACAATGACACACTCAAAAGGCTTTTGCCTGGATACAAAAACTCTAATATTTGTATTTATAATTTATAA